The window GGCTGTTTTCCCTCAAGTTTTGTAAATTTGAGAAGTTTCCCAGAAAATAGTGCTGGCTGTTGGATGGGGTCCTCTAGGCGATGGCTGAACCATGTGTGAGGGGTGGGAACTGGCCGGGCAGGGGGGTGTAGAGAACCATCAGGGTTTTGGTGCCTGCCAGGATGGACACCAGCTCGAAAGGAGGGTGGGGTGGTCCGGGctggtgggaaggaggaaggagaagggaaggttCCTTTGGCAGCCTGTACTGGAGGATGTTTGCAAAAGTGACCAGCCCTAAGCTTTGATGAGCTCTGAACTAATTATTACAAATAAAGAtcttcctctcctgcctggcAAAGCGCTGTATTTGGTTTGGTGGgttcagaaatgaaatgtttcGTTGGGAGGTTGAAATTGTGCCTTGAGGCCCTGTCACTCCTGCATTACCTCCTCCTCTTTGCCTTGTGCTGGCGGAGAAGCTGAAGCCGAGCAGTTGCTCTGCAGCCGgtcctttcctctgctttgtgCACATAAAACACGGGCTGGGGAGCTGCGGGAGAGGGGGCTGCTGCTCCAGGGagcattgctgctgctgggtgggaTGCTCAGGCcagttctttgctttctttcagaagTCGAAGCCAAGAAAGCTTGCGAGTGGCTGCGGGCGGCAGGATTCCCTCAGTATGCCCAGCTTTACGAAGGTGAGAGCTGCCACCTCTGGCTGATCCCCCTCCTGGCTCTGTACATGGTCTTGTATCCTGTATCTCAACCAAATAGCAAGGGAGAGCTGGCAAAGCTGTGGGGAGAGGATGGAGAGGATTGTTTACTAATTATATGATCATGTGTTAAAAGTTTAAGCCCTCGGACTTGGCTGTGGCCTGGCGGGCCAGTCGTGCCATTAACTTTCCTGCATTCCTGAACTTTTCCCCTTTGGGCAGGGCTGCGAGGAGTCCCCGGGGCGGCTGCTGGGGCCAAGGGCGGGCAGGCGTTGGAGAGCTGTCGGCTCTTGGGGAGTTCAGTGAGTGTTTGCAGTGGGTGGGAGCACAGAGGCAGCTTTTCCTTTGTCggcttttcctccctccctccccactgccacGTCCTGCAGGCTCCTGCCCTGCCTCGATACGCCATTTGGCAGCAAGGTGCTTTCGGAGCAGGCAGCCAGCCGTGCCCAGAGCAGCCGTGACCAACCCGCTCCCACCTCCTTGGCCACGCACCCACGGGCGGCTCAGGGTGGTGGGTCTGGCCTCCGGCTCAGCTGTGTTTACTCCAAGCCCGTGGCGGGACGGGGGGGCCGGTGCCGCGGAGCGGTGGCCGCAGCTGGCCCTGGCTGGCTGGGACAATAGTGGGAAGCGGCTCTCCGGCAGGCTGCAGTGATGGTCATTGTTCGGCCGGGCACTTCCACCGCCCCCCGCAACACGTGTGCGGGAGCCACGCTCTTGCTGCCCGGGTGATGGCTTTACAGGCTGCCTCTCGGCTTCTGGTTTCTATTTTGGGGGGCAGGCTCCTTGCGCGGCCACGTGCGGGGACGGGACGGGTTCCTTTCCTGTGGGGGACACCCAGGTGTCAGCCCCCGAAAGCGTTTACAGCCCCGGGGCGGCGAGGAGcgggtgctgggtgctggagtCTATGAATAAACTGACCCTTTTTCCAGCCTCACTGAGCAAAACTTTCCACATCCTCCAAgtgtttcattctgtttttctccccagCTGGCCGGGCTCGCTGTCCCCTCGGTAATTACACTCCATAGCTTCATTAGCAGCTGGGCTTGGACACTTGTGGGTGATGGCCCTGCTCCCTGGAAGCTGGTCCCAGCAGAGCTGTCTGGGTGCACAGGGGTGAGCAGGGCACGGGACAGAGGCACTCGGGCACCTTGCTTTGGGGAGAGCCCAAGGGCACTGGGCACGTGCCCCCTCGGggtgctcctccagcccctgccccgaGGCCAGTGAGTGTCTCTGCCTGCGCAGACCCGACCCATGGCCGTTGGGGCAGTGGGGATTGAACAAGGTGCTGGATCTATTGTACCACTGTACTCCTACAGCTTTCCTGCCCCGGGGGGGCCTCttagcagctcccagctctgcccaagGGAGCGGAGAGGCTTTCTTGCCCCTGGGGCGTAAGTGGGAGGAGGGAGTCATCGATGAGCAATCGAAGCATGTGTAATGCTTTTGCATgtttctggagcacaggtctgatggggagcagctgagggaactacgggggtttagtctggagaagaggaggctgaggggagacctcatggccctctacaactccctgacaggagggtgcagggaggggggatgagtctcttgagccaaggaacaagcacgaggacaagagggaatggcctcaagctgtgccagggcagggtcagactggctcttaggaaggatttctttgcagaaggggttgttgggcgttggaatgggctgcccaggggagggggggagtccccatccctggaggggttgaagagtcgggttgacccagcgctgagggatctggtggagttgggaacggtcagtgtgaggttcatggatggactggaggatcttcagggtctttttcaaccgagatgattctgggattctgtaacgTAGGGCCTTATGGGACACCAGGACGTCTCCGGGGCGGTGTTAGGGAGGTGGCTGTTCTCCAAAAACCACCCTGAGGTGCTGAGGGGAGAAGCTGAGGGGGTCCCTATCCCTATCCCTATCCCTATCCCTATCCCTATCCCTATCCCTATCCCTATCCCCCCTGTCCATGGAGGGGCAGCCGGGGCTCCAGATGTgcacagctgggagcagggcCGGGTGGTGATACCTGTGTGGGCGAGCGAACGCGCTGCGAAGGACTGGTGGTTATTTCTGAATCAGCTCATCTCACCCAGCGCTGAAGCCAGCCTGGCGCTCTGACCCCGCAGGAGCCATTCCCGTGGGCTTTAACTGTCCCAGACACACCAAGATCCCCGGCACAGTGACTGGGTTGTTTGTCCtgcaaggaggaaggaggaggaggcgatGTGAGGGGTGTCTGCTGCTTGACTCCGATCCCCTCCCAGCGTCGGGGCTGCCGCAAGCCCTCCTACTCCCGGCCCGGTGGGGCGTGTTtccccccctctcctctgcctgacTCATCCCTCCCACCTCTGCACTTGGCTTGTGCTCGCTGCCACGGCACTGGGGCATCCCTGGCCCTCGCGCGCCTGCTCCCTCTGCGTCTTGCTCTGGCTCTTTGCTGGCTGCCTCCGGGGGCTGTGGGTGCAGAGTGATCCCTCGGAGGAACCACTGCGGGGAGCGCGGGTCGAGTCCTGCCTCCCTGTGATGGGTGGCAAGTCCCAGTGACAATGGGATGCCCCAGCCCTCCTGGCTTCTTCCCACTGCTAATCCTGGCCCAGGAGACCCCCACGCCTTTCCCCTCCGCTGCTCTCCCACTTCCCCAGCTCTCCATCCTCAGCCTCTCCCCTTGTTCCTGGCAGCATCCCCTCCTCCCACGCTTACCGCCAGCCCTTGTGCCTGATGGCGCGGCTGGTTCACAAACAGCCGCTGActttcctcttgctttcctcCCCAGACTCATCGTTCCCTCTCGACATCAGCGCTGTGAAGAAGGACCACAGCTTCCTGGACCAGGACTCCCTCAAATCCCTGTGCAGGTAACGCTCCCTTGCACCCCTTCACAGCCGCAGGCAGTGGAGCCGGTGCGGGGACGTGCCCCAGGCAAGGGCTGAGGGGGGCTGGCTGCCTGTGGTCCccggggctgtgggtgctgtggggtgtcTGCCTTGCACCCCGGCTGTGGCTCAGAGCCTGCTCAGGCACCGTCGCTCCCCCTGCAGCAAGGAGTCTGGGTGCTTTAGTGTTGAATCAAACAGCGTAGCTGGCTGTTGGTGCCGGGGTTTGGTTTGAACATACATCGCTCCTGGAGAACGGAAACATTTCCCGGGAATAATTCTTCTCTTTGTGAGACTTTTGGGCTGTGTTTTAATTTCACGCTTGGGTAACTCCTGTAGAGCTTGAGTAGGAATGGACTGGTCAGGGCTGAACTGTTAAACTAAGCAGAGGTGGAAGGACAGACCCAGCTCTGCTGTCGCCGCAGCCCACTCTCCCCCTTCcacccccagctgccccaggagctgTGTCTGCCCGGGGTGTGTTTTACGGGGCTTTAATTTGCAAGGATGATCCATAACATCTCTGAGAACAAAACAGAGTTTGAAAACCAGGTCTCTGCATCAGAGCGAAGGGATCTTGCTTGGCTGTCAGCAAAAGGCAGATTTGGGTCAAAGCGGCTGTGGGTGAAATCGTGTCAGTGGATGGAGTTTCACCCAGTCGCCAAGCAGGTGCTGCCCGTGGAGGAGAGGAAACAGGCAGCGAGGGCTCGCGGAGCGCTGGTGcggtgctgggggctgtgtggAAGTTGCACACCGCTAATTATTAGCGCTCCGTGCGGGTCGTTAGGAGCTGCGGGTGCTCCCGGCGGGGCTGACGCTGTGATTTGCATTACGCAGGTGAAGTCTGTGCTGGTGGGTCTCTCCTCTTCCCGGGAGCGACGTTTCTGTCGGCTGCTCCCGCCGGGGATTTCTGCATTCACTGCTGCCGGACGgagtggaggagggaggggaaagggttTGTTACGGGTTTGTTCTCCCAGTGGAGAAGCTGCTGCGCCAGGCGGGGTGGGAGGATCCCCTGTCCCGCTTCCCGGAGGCCCGGCGAGCTCCCGGTTTTCCCGCCTGGTGTGGTGGCGAGGCAGGAGGTGACAGAGGTCTCTGACCATCCCACCCTGCCTTGGCTTTCAGGTCCTTTTGCCGCAGGAGCACCTGAGATTGGTTTGCTCTGATAACCCCGGGCAGGTTGTCCCGCAGGATCGCTGTGGCCGGGCTACGTAGGGCTTGAATGTCCCCCGCTCCCTGAGGTGGCCCTGTGCAGCGTTTGCCTAACAAAAAAGTCTAAAAAGACACTGGAAAATGCAGCTTTTCCAAGAAAATGAACCCCCTGGGCATGTTCTCTTCCCCCCTAGCACACGCGTCCTCCCGTCTCACTCCCTCTGCCAGATTTGGTGCGTGTAATCCTGCCGCAGGGTGCTCGCGGTTGGGGGGTGTCAGTGGGGCTGCAAAAGGGCCATTAGTCACATTTTTGGTGACATGTCCCTGGGGTGTGTTTTCTTGGCTGTGCAGACGTGGTATTTGCACGCTGGAAGTGCTTGTTGTAGCTTTCACAAAGGTGCTAATTGAAGTGAGTTAACTGGAGATTACACAGAAGAAATGAACCCCAGGACTTGAAGCTGTAGGCTAGAGGAAGGTGAAGGGCCGGGCTGggggccagcccagccctggggaggagggaatgggtCTCCCCAAGCCCGCAGGGGCTTTGCCCTCAGAAATAGCAGAAATGGGTCTGTCAGCTCTCAGGGCTGGGCTCCCCCTCCACAGGCAGCAGGGTGGGGGTCATGGCTGCCCCCGCAGCCATCGGTGGGAGCCAGGACACCGAGCAAACACCATCTGAGAGGTGACCAGCACCCACACAGCCCCGGTTGTGATTGTGGGAGAGCAAATGCCAGGCGCCAGGGTGACTGCAGGGGTTTAGGCACAGCCAAGGACGCCCCAGAGCCAGCGCGGCCGGAGCCGAGTGCCGCTCCCATGGCCACGCTTCCCAGATCCCTCCTGGCACACAACCACGGGCTTGTGCCACTCCAGAGGTTTCATCCCTTGGCTGTGGTGCCCGAGGCATGGGTGAGGGGGTGCCTGGGTGGGTGTCAGAGGAGTGGGGTGCCCATGGAGCTCTGTGTGTCCTGCTGATCCCTGGAGCCGCAGCTGCTGGGCACACGGGAAGGGCtctaagaagcagaaaaaaaatgaaaaagcgAGCGTGGCCCCAGCGGGGGCCAGCACACGGGTAAAGCCTCTCGTGATTTCTTGCAGGAGGCTGATGACCTTGAACACATGTGCCTCCATGAAGCTGGAAGTCCACTTTCAGCGTAAACAGGTAGATCATGGGTGTTcacggggctggggggcacaggggtaAGGTGTGTGCACTAGTGGGGCAGCAATCCTGTCTTCAGGAGCAACAGGTCTTCAGctccagagctgccccagggcaCTCAGCAGCAGCCGGCACTGCCCATGTGTCACCGGCACAGCCCCGGCAGTGCCTGGCTGGATTAGTGGGTGCCTGGATTTGTCccgagcccccccagctccccgaggctctggcagcagcaggcGGGAGCTGTTGTGCCCAGGCTGGGACAGCCATGGtgggctgtgccagcagcatcCTGCCCTCGGGCTCGGGGACCGGCCGCAGCACCTCTGCAGGAGGAAACCCAACCCCGGAGGGATGGGTGGAACCAGCCCCCGTGCCACAAACTATTAATACTGGCATATTGATAACAAAAACTTTAGTATTTCCCTTAATACATTTAAAGCACGCTCCAGCCTGGTGCTTCACACATGGAAATCATTACTGGGTGTATCCCTGCTTGTTCCGACTGCCCAGATTTTGGCTCGGGACAGGGTGCTGCCCTGAACCCCTCGTGCACTGCCGTGGGTGGCCGGGGGTTTGTGGGGAGGCTCGGCAGGGTCCCGACCACCGGTGAGCTATCCAGATGCAGCCAGGAGGCAGCACCTTCCCTCCCCTGGTGTGGTGGGGAAAAATGGTGCGGGGTGGCTCCCGGAGCCCTCCGTTGCCGAAGGTTTGAGGGGGTGTGCGCGCTGCTTCCTTCCCCGCCTGGGCGGCTGTGGAGTGGGATGGGGCAACGCGCCGACCCTCTGCGGCTCCGACCGATTGATTGTCCCCTCTTCTCAACCACCCACAGAATGAAGACTCTGAGGAGGAAGACCTGTGCGCCATCAGCGACCGGTGGGCTTTCCAGAGGGACAGCAAGCGGTGGTCCCGGGTGGGCTCCGTCGACGTCCTCTCCCAGGGCTCTGAGGCGCTGAGCTCTGCCATGCGCCTGGCGTCCAGCCGCGAGAGCGTCCTCACGGACCTCAGCACCAACCCGGAGGCTGCGTCCCTGcacagcggcggcagcggcggtgGCATTGGGGCCGCACCGCCCGGCCCCCCGGTCCCTGCCATCGCCGCCTCCAGCCGCAGCTGGAGTGAGCGCTCCTTGCCCGAGCGGCCCTCAAGCCGTGGCGACGGCTCCAAGGAGAAGCCGAAGAAGCGACGGTCTCGCAGCTTCCTGAAGAGGATCGAGTCCCTCCGAAGGAAGGACAAGGAGAAAGCTGGCCCAGACGAGAAGGTGGCCCCGCACGGCAGTGGCGCAGATGCACTGGGATGGGGCTCCCTGAAGACTAACGGGGACCTTGTGGCCACCAAGGCCAGCTCCTCTAAACGAGGGATATCTGCCTCTTTCCGTGGCAAAAAACACTTCTTCTCGGTATCGCACAGGACTAACCGCTTGCTGGGCTCAGGTGGGAGTGAGGCGAACTCCGACCCCAAACACAGCGGGGTCTACCTGGAGGACTACGAGATGGCCGTGACCACCAGCAGCAACTGGGCTGCCGGAGTCAGTCAGCACCGGCCGGCACGCGGCGGGGACTGCTTGGTCTACGTCCCCCAGGACCACAAGCCAGGCACCTTCCCCAAATCCCTCTCCATCGAGAGCCTGTGTCCCTTGGGCGGCAGCTCGCTGACCCACTGGAAATCAGGGAATGcgcccgtggggctgggggggggcggcagctCATCCTCCCCGCGGGGCTTCGCCTGCCACCGGCGCCGgggctcctgcagctccctgggcagccggGTCAGCGTCTACGACAATGTGCCAGAGTTCGGCAGCAGCGAGGATTTGTGCCAGGAGGACGGGGAGGTGACCTACGAGAACCTCGACGACATTCTGCAGCACATGTGGGGGCTGCAGCAGAAGGTGAATCTCTGGTATAAAGCCATCTCCCCCGacctggctggggaggagggcggcgaggaggaggaggaggaggagtcagAGGAGTCGGAGGAGTCGGACTCGGGAGGGGAACCCTCCAACCTGCACTTCGAAGAGCGGTCCATGTCGGATGTGGGCACCTCTGCCAGTGACTTCGACAGCACCGGCAACTCCCTCAACGAGGGTGAAGAGATCGAGATGCGGGAGCGCCGGGACTCGGGGGTGGGAGCGTCGCTCACCCGGCCCTGCAGGTAATCGGGGGCTGCGGCTGCATCCCCCTCCCCTCTGACGGGCCTGGCAAGGCCTCAGGGGCCACCACGAGCCTATCCCGCACCCACGGGTGTTCTGTGGCAGCACCAGCGCCATTGGGTGCTGGCTGGAGCCCTGGCTCGGTGGTCACCTCTCCCccgggggggacgcggggcggATGGGGGGACACTGATGGATGTACGGGGCGGTGTGAGCACAGTGCGGGCTGCTGGTGCgccctgctggctgcctgcactgctgcctgcacccctgcctgctgTGAACAggctgccccctctctgcctGCGCAGGCCCAGAATTGAATCATTTTTCCTTTGGTCTAAATGACGGAGGCGCTTGCTTCCCCTGTGCTGGTGCTCCCCTGGGCTTGTCCTAAGAAAACTCCAGCTGCTGCCCAATTCTGTGACTTTTCTAGCCCCTGCTAAGCTGGGGCTGGAGGGTGACgtgcctgcaggcaggcaggcagggctgtagaGGACCGGGGTGTTTCCGTAGCAGGGGATGTCTTGTGCCCTTCTGGGCTTGAGGATGCGGCggagcagctgggcaggagcctTACCGGAGCAGCACGGGTTTGGGCCGGGTTTTAGCAGGCTCCAGAGAGAGCGCTGCCTCGCTGGGGTGTCTTTTCTTCTCGTGAGAGCAGGCGCTGGAGCCGGCCCCTTTGGCGCAGCGATGGTCCTGCCGCCACCCCGCACCGCGAGCGTCCCAGCTCTGCCCCGTcacccagcacagcccttggGTGCAGGCGCAGCGAGCCCGAGGCGCAAGGGGAGAGGATGCTGGTTGTTCCAGGGgaaccggggaggggggggatttGTGGGCACCCAGCGGGGAGGAAGTGGCACTGGTGGCACCGGGAGCCCTGGGCTCAACCCGGCTGCCGCTGCGCCCGCTCCTTCCCCCAAAGCAGCGGGTGCCCCGGGGCAGGGAAGGGCCGTCCCTGGGCTGCCCGCTCTCACCGCCAGCCTCTCCCCGCAGGAAGCTGCGTTGGCACAGCTTCCAGAACTCCCACCGGCCCAGCCTGAACTCGGCCTCCCTGGAGATCAACCGCCAGTCCTCTGCCCAGCTCAACCTGCTCCAGAAGTGCTCCCTGCTCCGGCTCACGGCCATCATGGAGAAGTACTCGGTGCCCCACAAGCAGGCCTGGACGTGGTGAGCTGGGGGGGATCGGGGCCAGGTCGGTGCCCCCGCGGTGGGTGCTGCCTCCCAGCCTTGGTcccacagcctgcagcagctTTGGTGTGTGCAGATGGTGGAGAGGGAGtggaaaaaagctgaaacaaaagcTGGCTTTGCCCTGCACGGCTGTGGGCATCCTCGCAAGCGTGAGCTGGGGGCTCCCGGCAGTATCTGCATCCAGGAGGGCTGCAGGCATCTGCAGGGCATTAAAAATGTGGCGGCAGCGTCAGAGCATGGGACAGTGGTTTCCTTTTTCAGCCAAGTATTAAAGCATTTTGGCTTAATAAAAggtgctgctgttcctgctcGAAAACCTCTATTCAGAAGGAGGCAGAAGCGCGTGTATGTGTGTTCCTGGGGGTCCTGCTCCCCTCTGTGAGGTGGTGCTggggggccgcccgccgccctgATGTCTGTCTGTCCCACCCCGCAGGACCGTGCCCAAGTTCATGAAGCGGAGCAAAGTCCCCGATTACAGGGACAAGGTGGTCTTCGGGGTGCCCCCCATCATCAATGTGCAGCGGACGGGGCAGCCGCTGCCGCAGAGCATCCAGCAGGCCATGCGCTACCTCCGCAGCCAGTGCCTGGACCAGGTGAGGCCGCCGCTGCCACCTGATTTGGGGCAAAAAACCCACCTTGCAGGGGTGCTTTTTTGTTCGCCTCTTGTGGCGCTTGGCAGTGGTGAAGTGGGAGGGTGAGATTGTCTGTGGGGACTGCACCCCCACCCGTGTCTCCTTGGCCATCCTGCACTCAGGGTTCTCCTCggggttgcagggagggaggtttttggggaaGGGGCTTCCCGGCCTGTCCCATGGGACCCTGCCCGGGTCGGTGCCCACCCTGTGCTCACCCCAACCCGCTCTTCCCCGGCAGGTTGGCATTTTCCGAAAGTCAGGGGTGAAGTCCCGGATCCAGGCGCTCCGGCACATGAATGAAACCAGCCCCGACCACGTCAACTATGAGGGGCAGTCGGCGTACGACGTGGCTGACCTGCTGAAGCAATATTTCCGCGACCTGCCGGAGCCCATCTTCACCAGCAAGCTGACGGACACCTTCCTGCAGATCTACCAGTGTaagtgctgggctgggaggaaAGTCGGGGTCTCCCAGGGAGGAGGCATCTCCTTGATCATTTGGACGGAGGAGACGGAGACAGGCCTGCGGGGCTGGATCCTCTGACCGCCAGCTTCGCCCTGTGCCCGCAGTCGTGTCGAAGGAGCAGCGGCTGCCGGCGGTGCAGGCGGCCATTATCCTCATGCCGGATGAGAACCGGGAGGTGCTGCAGACCCTGCTCTACTTCCTGAGCGACATCGCCTCCGCCGAGGAGAACCAGATGACCGCTGGGAACCTGGCTGTGTGCCTGGCCCCCTCCATCTTCCACCTCAATGTCTCCAAGAAGGAAAGCACTTCGCCAAGGTAAGGGTTGGACTAGCTTGGgcctccccagcctccctgcagctcccgTCTTACTCTGCCTGTCCTGGGAGGAGGCCACTCAACTGGGATGAGGTGGGAACAGCACCCCGTGGATCTGCAGTGTGATGTGGGGGTCCCCTGCAGGGCAGTGGGGGGTGGAGGCAGGGGGGATGCCCACCTGAGCCC is drawn from Strix uralensis isolate ZFMK-TIS-50842 chromosome 13, bStrUra1, whole genome shotgun sequence and contains these coding sequences:
- the STARD8 gene encoding stAR-related lipid transfer protein 8 isoform X5 — its product is MLILFSAFNPRFPMNKTRINSFCHDSSFPLDISAVKKDHSFLDQDSLKSLCRRLMTLNTCASMKLEVHFQRKQNEDSEEEDLCAISDRWAFQRDSKRWSRVGSVDVLSQGSEALSSAMRLASSRESVLTDLSTNPEAASLHSGGSGGGIGAAPPGPPVPAIAASSRSWSERSLPERPSSRGDGSKEKPKKRRSRSFLKRIESLRRKDKEKAGPDEKVAPHGSGADALGWGSLKTNGDLVATKASSSKRGISASFRGKKHFFSVSHRTNRLLGSGGSEANSDPKHSGVYLEDYEMAVTTSSNWAAGVSQHRPARGGDCLVYVPQDHKPGTFPKSLSIESLCPLGGSSLTHWKSGNAPVGLGGGGSSSSPRGFACHRRRGSCSSLGSRVSVYDNVPEFGSSEDLCQEDGEVTYENLDDILQHMWGLQQKVNLWYKAISPDLAGEEGGEEEEEEESEESEESDSGGEPSNLHFEERSMSDVGTSASDFDSTGNSLNEGEEIEMRERRDSGVGASLTRPCRKLRWHSFQNSHRPSLNSASLEINRQSSAQLNLLQKCSLLRLTAIMEKYSVPHKQAWTWTVPKFMKRSKVPDYRDKVVFGVPPIINVQRTGQPLPQSIQQAMRYLRSQCLDQVGIFRKSGVKSRIQALRHMNETSPDHVNYEGQSAYDVADLLKQYFRDLPEPIFTSKLTDTFLQIYQFVSKEQRLPAVQAAIILMPDENREVLQTLLYFLSDIASAEENQMTAGNLAVCLAPSIFHLNVSKKESTSPRVMQKRGTMGKPDQKDLNENMAATQGLSHMITDCKKLFQVSHDILLQLSSSYMAADAYPHPLTDLVCQGESKDLHSYFEQSVQNLLKQSSEKFKGWLSTPGPLNTELSCKKVGDGHPLRLWKVSTDVEAPPAAVLHRVLRERHLWDEDLLQSKVLEALDKNLEVYHYVTDSMAPHPRRDCVLLRRWRTDLPRGACLLAAISVEHEQLPVEGGVKAVVLTSQYLMEPSATGRSRVTHICRADLRGRSPEWYNKVFGHLCAMELARIRDSFPALSPSSPETKI
- the STARD8 gene encoding stAR-related lipid transfer protein 8 isoform X6, translated to MTLNTCASMKLEVHFQRKQNEDSEEEDLCAISDRWAFQRDSKRWSRVGSVDVLSQGSEALSSAMRLASSRESVLTDLSTNPEAASLHSGGSGGGIGAAPPGPPVPAIAASSRSWSERSLPERPSSRGDGSKEKPKKRRSRSFLKRIESLRRKDKEKAGPDEKVAPHGSGADALGWGSLKTNGDLVATKASSSKRGISASFRGKKHFFSVSHRTNRLLGSGGSEANSDPKHSGVYLEDYEMAVTTSSNWAAGVSQHRPARGGDCLVYVPQDHKPGTFPKSLSIESLCPLGGSSLTHWKSGNAPVGLGGGGSSSSPRGFACHRRRGSCSSLGSRVSVYDNVPEFGSSEDLCQEDGEVTYENLDDILQHMWGLQQKVNLWYKAISPDLAGEEGGEEEEEEESEESEESDSGGEPSNLHFEERSMSDVGTSASDFDSTGNSLNEGEEIEMRERRDSGVGASLTRPCRKLRWHSFQNSHRPSLNSASLEINRQSSAQLNLLQKCSLLRLTAIMEKYSVPHKQAWTWTVPKFMKRSKVPDYRDKVVFGVPPIINVQRTGQPLPQSIQQAMRYLRSQCLDQVGIFRKSGVKSRIQALRHMNETSPDHVNYEGQSAYDVADLLKQYFRDLPEPIFTSKLTDTFLQIYQFVSKEQRLPAVQAAIILMPDENREVLQTLLYFLSDIASAEENQMTAGNLAVCLAPSIFHLNVSKKESTSPRVMQKRGTMGKPDQKDLNENMAATQGLSHMITDCKKLFQVSHDILLQLSSSYMAADAYPHPLTDLVCQGESKDLHSYFEQSVQNLLKQSSEKFKGWLSTPGPLNTELSCKKVGDGHPLRLWKVSTDVEAPPAAVLHRVLRERHLWDEDLLQSKVLEALDKNLEVYHYVTDSMAPHPRRDCVLLRRWRTDLPRGACLLAAISVEHEQLPVEGGVKAVVLTSQYLMEPSATGRSRVTHICRADLRGRSPEWYNKVFGHLCAMELARIRDSFPALSPSSPETKI